The Dehalococcoidales bacterium DNA segment AGGAATTGGCGTCTGCCCAGGTGACATTAGAGACGCTTTCACAGAAGTTGGTGCCTTCTGCTTCTGACCGAAGTATTCTCCTGAGTCTGAGGGAGATTTCTGAGATTGAAATCGGAGTTCGGGCGACCGCTAAGAAGCTGAGTGCACTGCTTGCCCGAACGGATCAGGTGCGCGCTGACATCTTCGACCCGGAACTTAATGAAGAGATGCTCAAGATGAGAAGCTTACTAAGCGCGGCTAGCGATGCGGTTTGGGATTTGCCTGATGTTATAGCCAGCATCGGCGAAGGAGGGGGAGGCAGGCTTGGCTATGCTGCACTGGACAGGCTAAGACAGGACCTGCAACTGACTCTATTGACCAACGATAGCAGTGCGATCAGAGTAGTGGACAAGGCGGTTGTCCGGTATGTAGACGCAGGCATGTTTGCCCGTTACAGGAGCGTCGTCCTGGCCGCCATCGCTGCTCTGCTCCTGGGAGTCATGATTGCCCTGTTGCTGCAACGTCTTGACCGTAGAGTTCGGGATGAACCGGAAATGTCCGATTACCTGGGTCTCCCGCTACTTGGTCGCATCTCGGCGACGATTTCGAATCCTCATTCCCCCTCAGTGCTGGAAAGTAAAGACCCTTATTATCTGGAAACCTTCCGAACTCTGAGGACAAATCTCGATATGGATTCCTGGCATGGGCGTGTTCTCCTTGTCACCAGCCCGGCGCAAGGAGAGGGTAAGACAACCGTGGCTTCCAACCTGGCAAGGGTAGTGGCTTTGCAGGGTCGCCGGGTGCTGCTCATAGATGGCAGTTTGCGGAAACCCGACCTTGCTGAAAGCATGGGCCTGGTGGAAACGGCCGGTTTACCGGAAGTCTTCCAGAGCGACGATGAACTGCTGGGCTTGGTAAGCCGGGTAGATGGCGTCGATGTCATTGCTTCCAAAACCTTATCAGCGGGGTCAGCTGAAATACTTTCATCTCCTCAGATGCGCGCGCTTTTTGAAAAGGCGAGGCAGACTTATGACGTCGTGATTGTGGACAGCGCCCCCGTAGATGAAACTGCTGATACCAGAATCCTGGCCAGGAATGCGGATGAAGCGCTGATGGTTCTCCAACCGGATGTCTCAATGATAGACCGGGCTAAAGAGGCCACGGTAGCTTTGAAGAATGCGGGCGTAAGGATAAATGGCTTCATCTTCAATAGACGATAGCCATGGGAAGTAACAGGTTACTCTGAGGAATGTATGACAAAATCAAGCATAAAACGGATCAGCTTTGGCCAGTTCGGCGAGAACCTGCGCCGGGAGCACGGGGAACACCGGAAACCTGTGAAGGGTAGCCTGGAACTGACGCTACGCTGCAACCTGAACTGTGTCCACTGTTACGGCCGTCTTCCGTTACAGGATAGGCAGGTAATGAATTGCGAACTCTCCCTTAAGGAGATCTGCTCTTTGCTGGAAGAAGCTGCTGAAGCAGGGTGTATGTGGCTATTGATAACCGGAGGCGAACCGCTTATCCGCCCCGACTTTTTGGAAATATACACATACGCGAAGCTGAAAGGTTTCCTTATTACCCTGTTTACTAATGCTACTCTCCTCACCGACGAACTGGCTGATTACCTCCAGGAATACTCTCCTTACCGGGTAGAAATATCGTTATACGGGACAACCAGCGAGACTCACGATAAGGTGACCCGGGTTCCTGGCTCCTTCCGCCGTTCAGTTGAAGGGGTCCACCGGTTACTGGAACGCGGAATACCACTTAATCTTAAGACAATGGCGATGACCATCAACCGTCATGAAATCCGTAATCTTCAGGACTTCGCGCAAAGTCTCGGAGTAAAATTCAGGTATGATCCTATAGTAAATGCAGCCTTTAATGGTTCCCGGGAGCCGGTTAATTTCAGATTGACACCAGAAGAAGTAGTGGCACTGGACCTTTCCGATGACAAGCGGGTAGGAGCTTTTCAGGAAGTCTGTCAGAAATTCGGAGGTATTCCCGAGGTAGATACTATTTTTGGCTGTGGAGCCGGTCTCTACAACTTTCATGTCGATCCTTATGGTCAGATGTCCATTTGCATGACTGCCCGTTGGCCTAGCTACGACCTGAGACACGGCTCCTTGCAGGAGGGCTTCTATTCCTTCTTCCCCGAGCTAAGGTCCCGTAAACCTGAATCAGACTATCCTTGCGGTCGTTGTGAGCTACACTCCCTGTGTGGTAACTGTCCGGGCTCTGCTTATGCCGAATGTGGTGACCTGGAGGCTGTGGTCAATTATTATTGCCAGATAGCTCATCAAAGAGCGAAGGCATTTGGATTGAAATAATCATATGCGGAGGCTATACTAAAATGAGGGTACAAAAGCGAACAAATAAAAATAGGAGGGATAATATGGAAAGGAACAGGAAGCATTATCAGAAACCGGAAGTGACGCAAGTAAGCCTGGTGCCGGAAGAGGCTGTCCTCGAAGTCTGTAAGAATCACGAGGTTGATACCAATGATCCCGCACAGGGCGACCCCTATCGTTGCAGCTGGCCAGCCGGGGTTGGAGGCGGGGTCTGCCGAGGCGTTTCCGGCTCCTGAATACCGTAACTGAACTCCATATATCAGAACAGGTTGAAAGACAGATGACTGACGTTTGTTTAACCTGCAGGTCTGAATGTAGAGTAAGTTTTCGGGTTACCGAAAGGAGAGAAAACGGCAATGCTAAGAACAACGCCTCTTGCTACTCAACGGCTGAACCTGTCTTTAGGCGGTATCATCTTCTCATTAGTCAGCAATTGTAGTCCTGATCTGACTCTCAGTTATAACCACGAAGCATTCGTAGTTTCTGGAGGTGAGCCGGACGTACTCTTACAAGCTGAATACGGAAGTGTCCCTGACCTGGAGTTTGAGGATGCCCTCTTTCAGACTAATGGCGTATGGAGACTTTTCAAAAGCGGAGGCAAGCTGGTTTATTATTTCCATGCCTGGGAACTTGATGACACTCCGTATAAGATAGCTGTCATGGAACCTGACTTTCAGGCTGGCACGATATATAGTCGGGCAACAGAGTCGAAGAAGGATAAATGCTTCAGCCCGCTTAACTACCCGCTGGATGAACTGCTGATAGCAGGCAGACTATCCAGAGGTAACGGGATATTGGTACACGCCTGCGGGGTAGAGTGCCGTGGGCGAGGATTGTTATTTCTCGGCACCTCTGGAGCAGGGAAGACGACTTTATCAAGGTTGTGGGATGGCGAATCTGGAATTACTATTTTCAGTGATGATCGTATCATCGTTAGAGACATGGGTGATAGCTATCAGATGTATGGGACTCCCTGGCATGGAGATGCCGAAATTGCTTCGCCACTGAGTGTCCCGCTGGAAAGCATATTCTTTCTCGTTCATGACCAAAAAAACCGGTTGACTCCAGTTCAGCCGGTTGATGCTGCTTCTCGTATCCTGGTTCGCTCTTTCCCCACCTTCTGGGATGCCGGCGGGATGGATTATACTCTGGGGCTCTGTGAACGGCTCAGCTCCAAGGTGCCTTG contains these protein-coding regions:
- a CDS encoding polysaccharide biosynthesis tyrosine autokinase, giving the protein MEQKELNLAGQLKGLWRYKWTVTVMVLVAIVIAGVYAMTKPPLYEATATVMVESEQPSLSLTAGLGISNQQDVGNQIELMRSRTVLERAISQLDPEKVSDSQYLVSEINKLSHALTIQQVKGTSLLAVTVSSSDPLLAEKQANSVAEAYVYEANRAKLAAIEQGLERTTRQIKDLNESNLDISLSTSSTRLVEQTEAALSAVEAVAAQVKQMLARKPVISSRVNTLLPDQVAAALSEAQQLSVLTEKLHFGPAEIAAIEARARALSIKLETINTQLTEARRLEQDPQVYKILIDVEEWVHVAISAEEAVLAQITALSAAQAMSSAGTEKSNLVTGLEYRLVQHSRLVISSLETAHTKLSEATNLRTQQPVLLSALNEELASAQVTLETLSQKLVPSASDRSILLSLREISEIEIGVRATAKKLSALLARTDQVRADIFDPELNEEMLKMRSLLSAASDAVWDLPDVIASIGEGGGGRLGYAALDRLRQDLQLTLLTNDSSAIRVVDKAVVRYVDAGMFARYRSVVLAAIAALLLGVMIALLLQRLDRRVRDEPEMSDYLGLPLLGRISATISNPHSPSVLESKDPYYLETFRTLRTNLDMDSWHGRVLLVTSPAQGEGKTTVASNLARVVALQGRRVLLIDGSLRKPDLAESMGLVETAGLPEVFQSDDELLGLVSRVDGVDVIASKTLSAGSAEILSSPQMRALFEKARQTYDVVIVDSAPVDETADTRILARNADEALMVLQPDVSMIDRAKEATVALKNAGVRINGFIFNRR
- a CDS encoding radical SAM protein — encoded protein: MTKSSIKRISFGQFGENLRREHGEHRKPVKGSLELTLRCNLNCVHCYGRLPLQDRQVMNCELSLKEICSLLEEAAEAGCMWLLITGGEPLIRPDFLEIYTYAKLKGFLITLFTNATLLTDELADYLQEYSPYRVEISLYGTTSETHDKVTRVPGSFRRSVEGVHRLLERGIPLNLKTMAMTINRHEIRNLQDFAQSLGVKFRYDPIVNAAFNGSREPVNFRLTPEEVVALDLSDDKRVGAFQEVCQKFGGIPEVDTIFGCGAGLYNFHVDPYGQMSICMTARWPSYDLRHGSLQEGFYSFFPELRSRKPESDYPCGRCELHSLCGNCPGSAYAECGDLEAVVNYYCQIAHQRAKAFGLK